The proteins below come from a single Halobacillus salinarum genomic window:
- a CDS encoding J domain-containing protein, which produces MDLQEAYKTLGVSEKSSDEEIDKQYMIWVKREHANKKNQDNKTKPFDIDKINDAYQVIKSHREPGSNSQKELRSFQGKADHFFHYYKFHTLGAVVLIIVCIIAVQNFLNHRQEQEAMASLPPADLSIMLYGGYFDAEADKDQLSENMLAQFPDWQRVKITLNYLPGGSGDAMNRGRQEKSVAILATERPDVYIMDKNIFEQHVQGGMFKPLEQLESSNKKVQDNKLLHSTTEQNQTDHIYGVVVPDNRLFDGMEINEGEKVAAVRRDAENTANAMELMELLASD; this is translated from the coding sequence TTGGATCTTCAAGAGGCTTATAAAACGTTAGGAGTTTCAGAGAAATCCTCAGATGAAGAAATCGATAAGCAATACATGATCTGGGTGAAAAGAGAGCACGCTAATAAAAAAAATCAAGACAACAAGACGAAACCTTTTGATATAGACAAAATTAATGACGCCTATCAAGTCATTAAGTCGCACAGGGAGCCCGGCTCCAATTCCCAGAAGGAACTTCGATCCTTCCAGGGAAAAGCAGACCATTTCTTTCATTATTATAAATTTCATACCTTAGGCGCCGTTGTTTTGATCATTGTCTGCATTATAGCTGTCCAAAACTTCCTCAATCACCGTCAGGAGCAGGAAGCCATGGCCAGCCTCCCTCCAGCAGACCTATCTATTATGTTATACGGAGGTTATTTCGATGCTGAAGCAGATAAAGACCAGCTCTCAGAAAACATGCTGGCTCAATTTCCTGATTGGCAACGGGTAAAAATCACCCTTAACTACTTGCCTGGCGGGTCGGGGGATGCCATGAATAGGGGAAGACAAGAGAAAAGCGTCGCGATTCTCGCAACGGAAAGGCCAGATGTGTACATTATGGATAAAAACATTTTTGAACAACATGTACAGGGAGGCATGTTCAAACCGCTCGAACAATTGGAATCCTCCAATAAGAAGGTACAAGATAACAAGCTCCTTCATTCTACTACGGAACAAAATCAAACAGACCATATATACGGCGTAGTTGTACCAGACAATCGCTTATTTGACGGGATGGAGATCAATGAGGGAGAAAAGGTTGCTGCTGTACGCAGAGATGCAGAAAACACAGCGAATGCGATGGAATTGATGGAGTTATTGGCAAGTGATTAA